A portion of the Segatella copri DSM 18205 genome contains these proteins:
- a CDS encoding ATP-binding protein, translated as MLRGRNSSFDARPSDENIDDYAFTKLRSRYYSWNGTSFDNKLYRSFGMVDAKGILTYAGLLMADECPLRQSRVFCTRWKGNTKASGTMDALDSAEISGSLMLLLEDTMAFIRRNMRKMWYKEPMQRIEIPEYLERSVLEVVTNALAHRDYLIQGSEIHVDMYDDRMVIYSPGAMPEGRIIQEMNLADIPSVRRNPVIADIFAQLGYMERKGSGMRKIIDPIKALPYYSEKMLPSFYSDRAQFTVTFPNIIMKWMEEHHDIEVNYIEGDDVTQDVTQDVTQDVTQDVTQDGIQDSDLDKWIEFQIAKNPNITTEILAQMAQITSMTIKRHIAKLPHIQYVGSGYSGHWEIKK; from the coding sequence GTGCTGCGTGGACGCAACTCATCGTTTGATGCCCGACCTAGCGATGAGAACATAGACGACTATGCCTTCACCAAGCTGCGCAGCCGCTATTATTCCTGGAACGGAACAAGTTTCGACAACAAGTTGTATCGCTCCTTCGGTATGGTTGATGCCAAAGGAATACTCACCTATGCAGGCTTACTCATGGCCGATGAATGCCCATTACGTCAAAGCAGGGTTTTCTGCACCAGATGGAAGGGAAACACCAAAGCATCTGGCACAATGGATGCACTTGACAGCGCAGAGATTAGCGGCAGCCTGATGCTTTTGCTTGAAGATACGATGGCATTCATTCGCCGAAATATGCGTAAAATGTGGTATAAGGAACCGATGCAACGCATAGAAATTCCCGAATATTTGGAACGAAGTGTTTTGGAAGTCGTGACCAATGCCTTGGCGCATAGAGACTACCTCATACAGGGCAGTGAGATTCATGTAGATATGTATGACGACCGCATGGTGATATACTCCCCAGGTGCAATGCCTGAGGGACGTATCATTCAAGAGATGAATTTGGCAGACATTCCTTCTGTACGACGCAACCCTGTGATAGCCGACATCTTTGCACAATTGGGATACATGGAACGTAAGGGATCTGGTATGAGAAAGATTATCGACCCCATCAAGGCACTTCCTTACTACAGCGAGAAGATGCTGCCTAGCTTCTACTCCGACCGAGCTCAATTCACTGTTACATTCCCCAACATCATAATGAAATGGATGGAAGAACACCATGATATTGAAGTGAATTATATCGAAGGAGATGATGTTACTCAAGATGTTACTCAAGATGTTACTCAAGATGTTACTCAAGATGTTACTCAAGATGGTATTCAAGACTCAGATTTGGATAAATGGATTGAGTTTCAAATTGCCAAAAATCCCAATATAACAACTGAAATTTTAGCCCAAATGGCACAAATAACATCAATGACCATCAAGCGTCATATCGCTAAACTTCCTCATATACAATACGTTGGAAGTGGATATAGTGGACATTGGGAAATCAAGAAATAG
- a CDS encoding CHC2 zinc finger domain-containing protein: MIDKMYIQKLRELDIMKVADALGMGIRNKRALCIHHDDHHPSLAFNPRKNSCHCYSCGFSADTIGLVMERFQMNFLDACKWLANQFDVYIGDTEQYKSHNQLVTASQRRLDSIRSICAQRMVEHGHVDATCSRVDVEYFERLFAQMHLTESGELFLLEKRMLSPEVVERCHIVSTETKVCMGRVGQGTFDAPSLIFPYFNQEGKLVSVQSRYLGEEKEKSRFKFAPGSHRMVYGLERLKEYPKQEPLLITEGPSDCWTALTLGFHAIAIPSATLFDSHCQPLLEGRNLHMFPDQDEAGFNLYFELKKSFPQLKYHQLPDGCKDLSEHYLKVRQHGKTLEEARACFIKEVESVSITI; this comes from the coding sequence ATGATAGATAAAATGTATATTCAGAAGTTGCGCGAGCTCGACATTATGAAGGTGGCTGATGCGCTAGGTATGGGCATCCGCAATAAGCGGGCCCTCTGCATTCATCATGATGATCATCATCCGAGCCTCGCTTTTAATCCGAGAAAGAACAGCTGTCATTGCTATTCCTGCGGATTTTCTGCCGATACTATAGGGCTGGTAATGGAGCGCTTTCAGATGAATTTTTTGGATGCCTGCAAATGGCTGGCTAATCAGTTTGATGTTTATATTGGTGATACAGAGCAGTATAAGTCTCATAACCAGCTCGTTACTGCATCGCAAAGACGACTGGATAGTATTCGCTCTATTTGCGCACAGCGAATGGTAGAACATGGACATGTTGATGCAACATGTTCCAGGGTGGATGTGGAGTATTTTGAACGGCTTTTTGCCCAGATGCATCTTACGGAGAGCGGAGAGCTGTTTCTGCTGGAAAAACGGATGCTCAGCCCAGAGGTGGTAGAGAGGTGTCATATTGTGAGCACGGAAACTAAGGTTTGCATGGGCCGGGTGGGGCAGGGTACGTTTGATGCACCTTCGCTTATCTTTCCATATTTCAACCAGGAAGGAAAACTTGTCTCTGTGCAGAGCAGGTATCTGGGTGAGGAAAAGGAGAAGTCAAGATTCAAGTTTGCTCCAGGGAGCCATCGCATGGTGTACGGATTGGAGCGGCTCAAGGAGTATCCGAAGCAGGAACCTCTTCTTATAACAGAGGGACCGTCTGACTGTTGGACGGCTCTCACATTGGGCTTTCATGCCATCGCTATCCCTTCGGCTACTCTTTTTGACAGTCATTGCCAGCCGCTTCTGGAGGGACGAAATCTTCATATGTTTCCTGATCAGGATGAGGCTGGATTCAACCTTTATTTTGAGTTGAAAAAGTCTTTCCCGCAGTTGAAGTATCATCAGTTGCCCGATGGATGTAAGGATTTGAGCGAGCATTATCTGAAGGTACGGCAGCATGGGAAAACGCTGGAGGAGGCTAGAGCTTGCTTCATCAAGGAAGTTGAATCTGTAAGTATAACAATTTAA
- a CDS encoding DUF3987 domain-containing protein, with amino-acid sequence MKKKNDSLQQSKSQTSFVAQPDDVTQAGNQSEVALLNNEEQEEETVPLHPLINDKDYPAGVREWMMTAPEELKFPTLSVASAMLAVYATRVRLNYVYDNSLSAILLHVLICGEQSSGKSFARYLMRYLMEPFTKRDSEQRAEEQKYAELKRRQGKKDGKLPPEPKTDITLLHENLSLSMLIKRADAPMKLFGCPKTLFQFADEIGAIVQASKRQFSDIKQIIKTGYDLGSEFGQDYLSEASYSAVVDLMLCYVYTGTPAAVNRYMDKAAIEGGNVTRTILCNIDNQLGENPLMFHSLQENQVESIHDMLEKLMARCYSEDGKSLAKESLLDTKWLDSTVKNWCESQRQQVIKTMSKALDVFYKRSSVSAFRIAALMQYLYEVEGKKNKKTIHRLVKQIYLGCADRILDGMLAKWGTVFEEINADTQIQPYQTTNYFDELPNEFSRDFLAEFLKRKGLRTPINMVIYRWKHKGWIICNGKSMIRKK; translated from the coding sequence ATGAAAAAGAAAAATGATTCTCTGCAGCAATCGAAGTCACAGACATCTTTTGTTGCCCAGCCAGACGATGTAACCCAGGCTGGAAACCAATCAGAGGTTGCATTATTAAATAATGAGGAACAGGAAGAAGAGACAGTTCCCCTTCATCCTCTCATCAATGACAAGGATTATCCGGCAGGAGTGAGAGAGTGGATGATGACGGCACCGGAGGAACTCAAGTTTCCTACTCTTTCCGTAGCTAGTGCTATGCTTGCTGTGTATGCTACTCGTGTGCGCTTGAATTATGTTTACGACAATTCTCTTTCTGCTATTTTGCTACATGTATTAATATGTGGTGAGCAAAGTTCGGGCAAATCATTCGCCCGCTATCTGATGCGCTATCTGATGGAGCCGTTTACCAAGCGTGATAGCGAGCAGAGAGCTGAAGAGCAGAAGTATGCGGAGCTGAAACGTAGGCAGGGCAAGAAAGATGGGAAATTGCCACCTGAGCCAAAGACGGATATCACGCTTTTGCATGAAAATCTGTCTCTCTCTATGCTGATTAAGCGTGCTGATGCGCCAATGAAGTTGTTTGGTTGCCCAAAGACGCTCTTCCAGTTTGCTGATGAGATAGGGGCTATTGTTCAGGCAAGTAAGCGCCAATTCTCTGATATCAAGCAGATTATCAAGACCGGGTATGATTTGGGGTCTGAGTTCGGTCAGGATTATTTGAGCGAAGCGAGTTATTCTGCCGTTGTTGATCTGATGCTTTGTTATGTATATACCGGTACACCTGCTGCCGTGAATCGCTATATGGACAAGGCGGCTATTGAGGGAGGAAATGTTACGAGAACCATATTATGTAATATTGATAATCAGTTGGGTGAGAATCCTCTGATGTTTCATTCTCTTCAGGAAAATCAGGTGGAAAGTATTCATGATATGCTTGAGAAACTGATGGCGCGTTGTTATTCCGAAGATGGAAAGTCGCTTGCCAAGGAATCGCTTCTCGATACGAAATGGCTTGACAGTACGGTGAAAAACTGGTGTGAATCACAGCGGCAGCAAGTTATAAAAACCATGTCGAAGGCGCTTGATGTATTCTATAAGCGAAGTAGTGTGAGCGCATTCCGCATAGCGGCACTTATGCAATACTTATATGAGGTAGAGGGGAAGAAGAATAAAAAAACAATACATCGGCTTGTAAAACAAATTTATTTAGGATGTGCTGATAGAATATTAGACGGTATGCTGGCTAAATGGGGAACTGTGTTCGAGGAAATCAATGCAGATACCCAGATACAGCCATATCAGACTACCAACTATTTTGACGAGTTGCCAAATGAGTTCTCTCGTGACTTTTTAGCAGAATTTTTAAAAAGGAAAGGGCTTCGTACTCCTATAAACATGGTTATTTATAGGTGGAAACACAAAGGTTGGATAATATGTAACGGAAAATCTATGATAAGAAAAAAATAA
- a CDS encoding ATP-binding protein produces the protein MSEFGKVYANYLSILQLIAGGMTTQNQIDTIIGKNTGTYLKNLDEDYSYVSKLHPLFSKPGGRNVKWCIEDSFLRFWFRFVLPNQALVEMERNDLLLEIVLRDYNDYTGAVLEQYFRQKISEEDRVTRVGRYWDRKGLNEIDIIALNEIDKTALVAEVKRNAARYDSRLLEQKYQSIQSHFGGYKDVKLLGLSMADM, from the coding sequence ATGTCGGAATTCGGAAAAGTCTATGCCAATTACCTCAGCATCCTGCAGCTGATAGCCGGTGGAATGACTACCCAAAACCAGATAGATACGATTATCGGCAAGAATACGGGTACGTATCTGAAGAACCTGGATGAAGACTACAGCTATGTGAGCAAGCTGCATCCTCTGTTCAGCAAGCCTGGTGGCAGAAACGTGAAATGGTGCATCGAGGACAGTTTCCTGCGTTTCTGGTTCCGCTTTGTCCTGCCTAATCAGGCATTGGTAGAGATGGAGCGCAACGACCTGCTTCTGGAAATCGTTCTTCGTGATTATAACGATTATACGGGAGCCGTACTGGAGCAGTATTTCCGTCAGAAGATAAGTGAGGAAGACCGTGTAACCCGGGTGGGCAGATATTGGGACCGGAAGGGTCTGAACGAGATAGATATCATTGCGTTGAACGAGATAGACAAGACGGCTCTTGTGGCAGAGGTGAAGCGCAATGCAGCCCGATATGATTCCCGCCTGCTTGAGCAGAAGTATCAATCTATCCAGTCTCATTTCGGTGGATACAAGGATGTGAAGCTCCTCGGCCTCTCGATGGCGGATATGTAG
- a CDS encoding smalltalk protein, which produces MKKEVWKTILQVIIAILTAVGTTLGVTSCM; this is translated from the coding sequence ATGAAAAAGGAAGTTTGGAAAACTATCTTGCAGGTAATTATCGCCATACTTACTGCCGTAGGCACCACGCTCGGCGTTACCAGCTGCATGTAG
- a CDS encoding SLC13 family permease — protein MQETVKKVLNGDFNRKKALLFLITALLTVIVWNLPIDSFGIEGLTIVQQRVIAIFVMAVMLWLTETIPAWATSVVIIFVLLFFASDSAFKIMQGSEAEMGKLLDYQGVMACFADPTIILFLGGFVLAIAATKSGLDVMMAKTLIAPFGKRSENVLLGFMLITGIFSMFISNTATAAMMLTFLTPVFKSLPPSGKGRVALTMAIPIGANLGGMGTPIGTPPNAFAFKVLNDPAGLNLGLSFGDWMLIMAPMVLIMLLIAWVIIRKMFPFSAKTIELNIEGNMQHNWRTTVVAVTFLATIVLWIFGKQLGINANTVAMLPIAIFALTGVVTAKDLKEIDWAVIWMVAGGFALGLAMNDTGLAEAAVKSIPFAEFNPLVIMTVSGLVCFILSNFISNTATAALLIPILTVVCAGMGDKLNTIGGTSTILIGVAVSASCAMSLPISTPPNAIAYSTGLIQQTDMVKAGLTVGILSMIVGYAVLITFCKMGVL, from the coding sequence ATGCAAGAAACTGTAAAGAAAGTATTGAATGGCGATTTTAATCGCAAGAAAGCATTGCTGTTTCTCATAACGGCTCTGCTTACCGTTATCGTCTGGAACCTGCCCATCGACAGCTTCGGCATCGAGGGGCTAACCATCGTGCAGCAGCGCGTCATCGCCATCTTCGTCATGGCCGTGATGCTCTGGCTCACCGAGACCATACCGGCATGGGCAACCAGCGTAGTGATCATCTTCGTGCTGCTGTTCTTCGCCAGCGACTCCGCCTTTAAGATCATGCAAGGCTCGGAGGCTGAGATGGGCAAGCTGCTCGACTATCAGGGTGTGATGGCGTGCTTCGCCGACCCTACCATCATCCTCTTCCTGGGCGGTTTCGTACTCGCCATAGCCGCTACCAAGAGCGGACTCGACGTGATGATGGCGAAGACCCTGATTGCGCCATTCGGCAAGCGTTCTGAGAACGTGCTGCTGGGCTTCATGCTCATCACCGGCATCTTCTCGATGTTCATCTCAAATACAGCCACCGCCGCCATGATGCTCACCTTCCTCACACCGGTGTTCAAATCATTGCCACCTTCGGGCAAGGGCCGCGTGGCGCTCACCATGGCCATACCTATCGGAGCCAACCTGGGCGGTATGGGAACCCCTATCGGAACCCCGCCTAACGCCTTCGCCTTCAAGGTATTGAACGACCCTGCAGGACTCAACCTGGGTCTCAGCTTCGGCGACTGGATGCTGATCATGGCTCCTATGGTGCTCATCATGCTCCTGATAGCATGGGTCATCATACGCAAGATGTTCCCGTTCTCTGCCAAGACCATCGAGCTCAACATCGAGGGCAACATGCAGCACAACTGGCGCACCACGGTAGTGGCCGTCACCTTCCTCGCAACCATCGTGCTCTGGATATTCGGCAAGCAGCTGGGCATCAACGCCAACACCGTGGCCATGCTCCCTATCGCCATATTCGCCCTTACGGGAGTGGTTACAGCCAAGGACCTGAAGGAGATTGACTGGGCTGTCATCTGGATGGTGGCAGGCGGATTCGCCCTCGGATTGGCGATGAACGACACCGGTCTGGCCGAGGCAGCCGTAAAGAGCATTCCGTTTGCAGAATTCAATCCGCTGGTCATCATGACCGTATCCGGACTGGTATGCTTCATCCTGAGTAACTTCATCTCCAACACCGCCACCGCCGCCCTGCTCATCCCTATCCTCACGGTGGTATGTGCCGGCATGGGCGACAAGCTCAACACCATCGGCGGCACCTCTACCATCCTCATCGGAGTAGCGGTATCGGCCAGCTGCGCCATGTCGCTGCCTATCTCAACCCCTCCTAACGCCATCGCCTACTCTACCGGCCTCATCCAGCAGACCGACATGGTGAAGGCAGGACTCACGGTGGGCATCCTGAGCATGATAGTGGGCTACGCCGTGCTCATCACCTTCTGCAAGATGGGCGTGCTCTAG
- the coaW gene encoding type II pantothenate kinase codes for MKKIVIGIDVGISTTKIVGIDDSGVVVSPIRIKATDPITSLYGAFGKYLHDNKIALSDVEQVMLTGVGSAYIDEPIYGLPTSKSEEFVADGLGARYESKLDRMIVVSMGTGTSLVKCDDNEIRHIGGIGIGGGTLAGLSRIMLKTDDIKQIIKLAKDGDVSKINLLIGDISAKPLPGLPMNATASLFSNAKANASREDIAMGLIWMVLQSIGSATILSSLESGIKDFVLIGNLTLLPQCREVFPAMEKLYGVRFRIPKYSEFCTAIGAALDYKRQAK; via the coding sequence ATGAAAAAGATTGTTATAGGAATCGACGTAGGCATCTCTACGACCAAGATTGTGGGCATCGATGATAGCGGCGTGGTGGTAAGCCCCATCCGCATCAAGGCCACCGACCCTATCACCTCGCTCTACGGAGCCTTCGGCAAGTATCTTCACGACAACAAGATTGCGCTGAGCGATGTAGAACAGGTGATGCTCACAGGCGTAGGTTCTGCCTATATCGACGAGCCCATCTACGGACTGCCTACCTCGAAGAGCGAGGAGTTCGTGGCCGACGGACTGGGCGCCCGATACGAGAGCAAGCTCGACCGCATGATCGTGGTGAGCATGGGAACCGGTACATCGCTCGTAAAATGCGATGACAACGAGATAAGGCACATCGGAGGCATCGGCATAGGCGGCGGAACCCTGGCAGGACTGAGCCGCATCATGCTCAAGACCGATGACATCAAGCAGATCATCAAACTCGCCAAAGACGGCGACGTGAGCAAGATAAACCTGCTGATAGGCGACATCAGCGCCAAGCCTCTGCCCGGACTCCCGATGAACGCCACCGCATCGCTCTTCAGCAACGCCAAGGCCAACGCTTCGCGCGAAGACATCGCCATGGGACTCATCTGGATGGTGCTGCAGTCGATAGGTTCGGCTACCATCCTCTCATCGCTCGAATCGGGCATCAAGGATTTCGTGCTCATCGGCAACCTCACCCTGCTGCCGCAATGCCGCGAGGTGTTCCCAGCCATGGAGAAGCTCTACGGAGTGAGGTTCAGAATACCGAAATACTCGGAATTCTGCACCGCCATCGGAGCTGCGCTCGACTATAAGCGACAAGCAAAATAA
- a CDS encoding anaerobic ribonucleoside triphosphate reductase → MIQTVVKRDGRIVGFNEQKIMAAIRKAMLHTDKGEDTTLIEQITDHISYRGKSQMSVEAIQDAIELELMKSARKDVAQKYIAYRNQRNIARKAKTRDVFMSIVNAKNNDITRENANMNADTPAGMMMKFASETTKPFVDDYLLSEDVRDAVMHNYMHIHDKDYYPTKSLTCVQHPLDVILNHGFTAGHGSSRPAKRIETAAVLACISLETCQNEMHGGQAIPAFDFYLAPYVRMSYQEEVKNLEKLTGEDLSNLYDAPIDDYIEKPLDGLQGRERLEQHAINKTVNRVHQAMEAFIHNMNTIHSRGGNQVVFSSINYGTDTSAEGRCIMREILQSTYQGVGNGETAIFPIQIWKKKRGVNYLPEDRNYDLYKLACKVTARRFFPNFLNLDATFNQNEKWRADDPERYKWEIATMGCRTRVFEDRWGEKTSIARGNLSFSTINIVKLAIECMGIENEKQRIDMFFAKLDNILDITAKQLDERFQFQKTAMAKQFPLLMKYLWVGAENLKPEETIESVINHGTLGIGFIGLAECLVALIGKHHGESEKAQELGLKIVTYMRDRANEFSEQYHHNYSILATPAEGLSGKFTKKDRKQFGVIPGVTDRDYYTNSNHVPVYYKCTALKKAQIEAPYHDLTRGGHIFYVEIDGDATHNPSVIESVVDMMDKYNMGYGSVNHNRNRCLDCGYENADAHLEVCPKCGSHHIDKLQRITGYLVGTTDRWNSGKLAELHDRVTHIGGKK, encoded by the coding sequence ATGATCCAGACAGTAGTAAAGCGTGACGGACGCATCGTTGGATTCAACGAACAGAAAATAATGGCAGCCATTCGCAAGGCCATGTTGCATACCGACAAGGGTGAAGATACCACTCTTATCGAGCAGATAACCGACCACATCTCTTATCGCGGCAAGAGCCAGATGAGCGTTGAGGCCATTCAGGACGCCATCGAGCTGGAACTCATGAAGAGTGCCCGCAAAGATGTTGCCCAGAAGTATATCGCATACCGTAACCAGCGTAACATCGCCCGCAAGGCGAAGACACGCGACGTGTTCATGAGCATCGTCAATGCCAAGAACAACGACATCACCCGCGAAAACGCCAACATGAATGCCGACACACCAGCCGGCATGATGATGAAGTTCGCTTCAGAAACCACTAAACCATTCGTCGACGACTACCTCCTCTCTGAGGATGTACGCGACGCTGTCATGCACAACTATATGCATATTCACGATAAGGACTATTACCCAACCAAGAGTCTCACCTGCGTGCAGCATCCGCTCGACGTGATTCTGAACCACGGATTCACAGCCGGTCACGGTTCAAGCCGTCCTGCCAAGCGCATCGAGACCGCAGCCGTGCTGGCTTGTATCTCTCTCGAGACCTGCCAGAACGAGATGCACGGCGGTCAGGCCATCCCAGCCTTCGACTTCTATCTGGCACCATACGTACGCATGTCGTACCAGGAAGAGGTGAAGAACCTGGAGAAGCTGACAGGCGAAGACCTGAGCAACCTCTATGATGCGCCTATCGACGACTACATAGAGAAACCGCTCGACGGACTGCAGGGCCGCGAACGCCTGGAGCAGCACGCCATCAACAAGACCGTGAACCGCGTGCATCAGGCGATGGAGGCATTCATCCACAACATGAACACCATCCACAGCCGCGGCGGTAACCAGGTAGTATTCTCAAGCATCAACTACGGTACCGATACCAGCGCCGAGGGCCGCTGCATCATGCGCGAAATCCTGCAGAGCACCTATCAGGGCGTAGGCAATGGCGAAACAGCCATCTTCCCTATCCAGATATGGAAGAAGAAGAGAGGCGTAAACTATCTGCCTGAGGACAGAAACTACGACCTCTACAAGCTGGCGTGCAAGGTAACAGCCCGCCGTTTCTTCCCTAACTTCCTGAACCTCGACGCCACCTTCAACCAGAACGAGAAGTGGCGTGCTGATGATCCGGAGCGCTACAAGTGGGAGATTGCAACCATGGGCTGCCGTACCCGCGTGTTCGAAGACCGCTGGGGCGAGAAGACCAGCATCGCCCGCGGTAACCTGAGCTTCTCTACCATCAACATCGTGAAGCTCGCCATCGAGTGCATGGGCATCGAAAACGAAAAGCAGCGCATCGACATGTTCTTTGCCAAGCTCGACAATATCCTCGACATCACAGCCAAGCAGCTCGACGAGCGCTTCCAGTTCCAGAAGACGGCGATGGCCAAGCAGTTCCCTCTGCTCATGAAGTATCTCTGGGTAGGCGCAGAAAACCTGAAGCCGGAAGAGACCATCGAGAGCGTCATCAACCACGGAACCCTGGGTATCGGCTTCATCGGATTGGCAGAATGCCTGGTTGCCCTCATCGGCAAGCACCACGGCGAGAGCGAGAAGGCACAGGAGCTGGGACTGAAGATTGTTACCTACATGCGCGACCGTGCCAACGAGTTCAGCGAGCAGTATCATCACAACTACTCTATTCTGGCTACTCCAGCCGAGGGATTGAGCGGTAAGTTCACTAAGAAGGACAGAAAGCAGTTTGGCGTCATCCCTGGCGTTACAGACCGCGACTATTATACCAACTCTAACCACGTGCCTGTATACTATAAGTGTACAGCCCTGAAGAAGGCACAGATCGAGGCTCCATACCACGACCTGACCCGTGGCGGCCACATCTTCTATGTAGAGATTGACGGCGATGCTACCCACAACCCTTCTGTTATCGAGAGCGTGGTAGACATGATGGATAAGTACAACATGGGTTACGGCTCAGTAAACCACAACCGCAACCGCTGTCTCGACTGCGGCTACGAGAATGCTGACGCCCACCTCGAGGTTTGTCCTAAGTGCGGCAGCCACCACATAGACAAGCTGCAGCGCATCACCGGTTATCTGGTAGGTACTACAGACCGCTGGAACAGCGGCAAGCTTGCCGAGCTCCACGACCGAGTAACCCATATCGGAGGAAAAAAGTAG
- the nrdG gene encoding anaerobic ribonucleoside-triphosphate reductase activating protein, whose amino-acid sequence MISVLSIVHDTMVDGPGFRTSIYCAGCPNHCPGCHNPQSWDISHGTMTSTDELMKEIMSDPFANVTFSGGDPMFQAKGFAELARAIREQSSKSIWCFTGYLFENLVKNPEQLELLRQIDVLVDGPFVQELRDEDLFFRGSSNQRIINVQKSLKEGRVIELNLTTENPNPVL is encoded by the coding sequence ATGATTAGCGTATTAAGCATCGTACATGATACGATGGTAGACGGTCCGGGCTTCCGCACATCCATTTATTGTGCGGGATGCCCCAACCATTGTCCGGGCTGCCATAATCCGCAGTCGTGGGACATCAGCCATGGCACGATGACCTCTACCGACGAGCTGATGAAGGAAATCATGAGCGACCCCTTCGCCAACGTCACCTTCTCGGGCGGCGACCCTATGTTTCAGGCAAAGGGCTTTGCCGAGCTGGCGCGCGCCATCAGGGAGCAGAGCAGCAAGAGCATCTGGTGCTTTACGGGCTATCTCTTCGAAAACCTCGTGAAGAATCCCGAGCAGCTGGAACTCCTCCGCCAAATCGATGTATTGGTAGACGGCCCCTTCGTACAGGAATTGCGCGATGAAGACCTCTTCTTCAGGGGCAGCAGCAACCAGCGCATCATCAACGTGCAGAAGTCGCTGAAAGAAGGAAGAGTGATAGAACTCAATCTTACAACAGAAAACCCGAATCCGGTATTGTAA
- a CDS encoding 2-amino-4-hydroxy-6-hydroxymethyldihydropteridine diphosphokinase, which produces MKTRTKVIIAIGSNRNQEENVLKAHEHLSCMFRNSLFGPRMWTEPIGLENSDKFLNQVMLGETICSKKSVLAALRSVEQRCGRRIRGPYRKVDVPLDLDLLLYGDEKLHESEWERDYIQSSISYLEEKDAKRDRKYLR; this is translated from the coding sequence ATGAAAACTCGTACAAAAGTAATTATAGCTATCGGCTCTAACAGAAATCAGGAGGAGAATGTGTTGAAGGCGCATGAACATCTGAGTTGTATGTTCAGGAACAGCCTTTTCGGTCCGCGCATGTGGACTGAGCCTATCGGACTGGAGAATTCAGACAAGTTCCTGAATCAGGTGATGTTGGGGGAGACCATCTGCTCTAAGAAGTCTGTGCTTGCCGCGCTGCGGAGTGTGGAGCAGAGATGCGGACGCAGAATCCGTGGTCCTTATCGTAAGGTAGATGTTCCGCTGGATCTCGACCTTCTGCTCTATGGCGATGAGAAATTGCACGAGAGCGAGTGGGAGCGTGATTATATTCAGAGTTCTATCAGCTACCTCGAAGAGAAGGATGCTAAGAGGGATAGGAAATATTTAAGATAG